The following is a genomic window from Aphis gossypii isolate Hap1 chromosome X, ASM2018417v2, whole genome shotgun sequence.
TGACAACTAAACGAGATGCTATTGAGATATATCACTTAAGAATCTTGATCTATCATCATctacaatcatatttttttcatttagattGTGCCCTTGCAAAAATATGGCTCACATCGATCACGGCTATCCAAAATGTAAcgaaaacttatattatccTTCTATAATCTTAcagtatagttataaaagaaatatattattcaagttaTATTCTATACTCTGTAGTACACAAGACTaagtttaagaaaattaaatttcataaaaaaaacattttttttctcaacttaccaactttttttattcagataGCCTTTTTAAAATTCTGGAATCTCCATAtcctgttttaaaaaattatttttgttttattatcatttatacatttttatcaactatGGTTACtgcaactatatttataattatgttaaaattatgccGAAGTGGaagataaatacaaaaattaaatttccccgtaataataaaagatattaaataatgtagaaTGCTTGAATAATGTGTCGgttaatttgtatagtataaaaaaagaaaaaaaaaacatcaacgATTTAGAAAAAGGAGTCTATCCATATGATTATACAGATGGCCGAAATTAGACGAAAACTATTTAccggaaatattatttttataatatattaaatgaatctGATATTAGCGACGACGACTTTATGTATGCAAAACGGATGTGGGAGAAATTCAACTATACGACTCTCGGGGAGTACagcgatttatatttaaaagtggaTGTCATCCTTCTGTATGACGTATTCAAAAACTTTCGAAAATTATCTTTAGACACGTATATGATAGAAACTCAGCTACTTAGGCGCCATATACACTATTTAAATCCAgatatttacaaatgtttatcAATGAGAGGTCCCTATATTACCAATGCCGAATTACACACTTGCTTTGATCGGTCTTTACAAGTAACACCTCAAAATCCCCATTAATTTCGAAAGGTTAACCTCTCTAAAACTCAacatctatattattagaagTATTATCTGAACTAATAGATGTGAAAAGTATCAAAGGTAagcaaattattatgaaatacatgtttttaaaatctacttttacagttttattttacatacacaATATAGGTAGATTTGGTTGGACATCTATCAAAAGattccatattttatacatcatacGGATAATTAATACCTGACGAGATGCTGGAAATACAATATAGAGACGGATCCAGTTATTTTTAGAGGTAGGGGAGACCAGGTACAATTGTAACGCGGTAAAATTGTAACACGGCCAATAAATTGGTCATTAACCactacaaaaatctaaaataaatataacagttGGTTCCTCTGTATAACAATCGATGttctttatcaaaattatgattacatGTTTAccatatgaaaaacaaaatgaaatgtGTTTTTGATAACTGATACTAAAAACAATCAtgcaattacttttttttccttGAGTACAGAGTTTTGTTGTATATTTCACCAtagttacttttatttatttcaacagTTGTGTAGTTTTTGTCTGTTTAGGTGTGAATAAACAGGACAgtattttttccattaattaagtatttaaaaaaatattgatttggtACAAATGTAATAGCTTATCTGGGtacaattataacattttatattttattaaaattttgattggGTTTagcaaactttattttatattttgattttcagtTATGGCACGAATAAGAAAAAGAACTACAAATAGAGGAACTGATAATGAGTTTATGAAGAGAACTGCAGAGATGTGCATTAATGAAAGCAAATCAGTACGGTCAGTTGTTGGAGAATTTGATATTTGCCATGTTAGTTTGAATCGGTATGTCAACAAATTAAAAGCTAATAAGTTAAGACAGAGTTCTCCACCAAAATGTGGTTATCAGCCACATACTAGAGTTTTTAGCAGTACTCAAGAAGCCTTGttatctaattatttgaaaaactgtACTGATATGTAGGGGAAGGCGGGGTAAGTCCGTACGAGAGGCAAAACCGTATGATAAGGTTTTTTGAACAATAAGtcgtacaaaaattattgctCATAAAGGTAGAAAACTACCTATACTGGAATATGGCCTTTCAATAGGAATGTCTTTAATGAAGATGAATTTGCTCCAACAATTGTAACTGACTACTGACAGTTTTAAattgtgaaattaataataatgaaatacctAGTCCTAGTTCTATAACTATTGAAATGCCAGTACcagaaatatttgaaacacaGTCAACTTCTGAGGTAACACCTGAAAGTGTAAGGCCTTATCCAAAAGCTAAATTTAACTcaaaagttacaaaaaaagGAGGAAGAAGAAAGGGGAAGGCAACCATTATGACAGACAcaccagaaaaaaatgaaattttaaaaagaaccgctgaaaagaacaaaaatattaatcgtaaACTATTTACCACAGAagctaaaaaaagaaaagaaaagaaaaaagtaacaaaacaaaatatacgcAAAAAAACTTCTTTCAATAAAGAAAACAATGAAGAAGACACTTTTTGTATGATTTGCACAGAATACTATTCAAATAGTAGAAGTGGAGAAGATTGGAGCCAATGTTCCAAGTGTAAATATTGGTCACATGAAGCTTGTGCCACAACTAAATTTACTGCTTATTATACATGTGATAACCGTGAAGCTGAtgatgaacaataatattataaaaccttcTGTTTcaactatgatattatactattttttagtttttttataattttaaaagtcaacaattatataactaaactataaattaaccaaagttatattttactttataatattatgttatgttttaatttaaatttaaaagtcaaagttatatttattatgtatctagTTATGTTATaagagttataaaaaaatcaacaattttgttactaaactattaattaaccaatgttatattttattttatttaatgatattattttgtgtttttttattatttaaaagtcaaaAGTTATGTTATATGTGGTTTAACAAGTCAAAAATTATGttcctaaattattatgttaacaaagtcatattttattttattttaaagtaactgtattagttttataacaatacaattatatataggtatatatatgtgtgtatgttaCATTTGTCCCTGTTGCTGTTACAATTGTCCCTGTATAGGGTACagttgtaacatttttttttttttatgtttataattatttaacaacctGTGggaataaatgtttaatacacaCATGAAGGGTTACGGGGAAGAacgataatagtaaaaaaaaataataaccagataatataatatcttgttTGTTGGTTTTTGAACGAATTGTGACTGGAATCGAGTTAGGGAAAAAAGATCACGgtcaatgatataatacaggtttaaatattaccatGACGGCAAAAAAAGACCAGAGTCCGAGCGGAAACGTGAAAAAATGATCAAAGTCAAGtgtatggtttttatttttagtacataattttgaagttatt
Proteins encoded in this region:
- the LOC126552207 gene encoding uncharacterized protein LOC126552207 — its product is MPVPEIFETQSTSEVTPESVRPYPKAKFNSKVTKKGGRRKGKATIMTDTPEKNEILKRTAEKNKNINRKLFTTEAKKRKEKKKVTKQNIRKKTSFNKENNEEDTFCMICTEYYSNSRSGEDWSQCSKCKYWSHEACATTKFTAYYTCDNREADDEQ